The Gaiellales bacterium nucleotide sequence GAGGGGCTGCGAAAGCGGTTCGGGCCCACCGTCGCGCTCGCCGGGCTCGACCTGGAGGTGCCCCGCGGCGCCATTCTGGGCGTGCTCGGCCCCAACGGCGCGGGCAAGACGACCGCCGTTCGCATCCTGACGACGCTGACCCGGCCCGACGCCGGCTCGGCCCGCGTGGCCGGCCACGACGTCGTCCGCGCGGCCCGGGCGGTCCAGCGCCAGATCGGCGTCACCGCCCAGGACGCCACCCTCGACGAGGTGCTGACCGGCCGCCAGAACCTGGTGATGATCGGGCGCCTCAGCGGCCTGCGCCGCGCCGACGCCCGCGCCCGGGCGACCGAGCTTCTGCGCCAGTTCGACCTGGTCGACGCCGCCGACCGCATCCTGCGGGAGTACTCGGGCGGCATGCGCCGCCGGCTCGACCTCGCCGCCGGGCTCGTCACCCGCCCGCCCGTGCTCTTCCTGGACGAGCCCACGACCGGCCTCGACCCGACCAGCCGGGTGCGGATGTGGGGCGTGATCCGCGAGCTCGTGGGCGACGGCGCCACGCTCCTGCTCACCACCCAGTACCTGGACGAGGCCGACGAGCTGGCCGACCGGATCGTCGTCGTCGACCACGGCCGCGGGATCGCCAACGGCACCGCGAGCGAGCTGAAGGCCCAGACCGGCGGCGCCCGCCTCGAGGTGACCCTGACCGAACCCGATGCGTCCGCCGCGGGCGCGCTGGCCGCGTTCGCCGAGGGCGCCGTGCACGGGAGCCACGACGGCCGCCGCCTGCGGGCGCCGGTCAGAACCGGCGCCGGCCTCGCCACGCAGGTCGTGCGCGCCCTCGACGACGCAGGCGTCACGGTCGACGACGTCCAGGTGCACCAGCCCTCTCTCGACGACGTCTTCTTCGCGCTCACCGGCCATGCCGTCGAGGCCGACGACGACGCCGTCTCCCTCGATGCACCTCAGGAGGTGATCCACTCGTGAGCCGCCTGCGAGACATCGCCGTGCTCACCGGGCGCAACCTCGTCCACATCGGCCGCGAGCCGCTCCAGCTCTCCGACGTGACCGTCCAGCCCGTCCTCTTCACCGCGCTCTTCGTGTACGTGTTCGGCGCGGGCGTCGTGCTCCCGGACGGCGGCAGCTACACCGACTACGCCATCGCCGGCCTGCTGGCGCTCAACCTGACGACGTCGTCGATGGGGACGGCCGTCGGGCTCAGCACCGACCTCTCGACCGGCGTCATCGAGCGGTTCCGGACGCTGCCGATGTGGCGTCCCGCCGTGCTCGTCGGCCGGTCCCTGGCCGACCTGATGACCGCCGTGCTCTGCACCGTGATCGTCGCGCTCACCGGCCTTGCGATCGGCTGGCGGCCCGACGACGGCCTGCTCTCGGCGCTCGCCGGGTTCGGCATCTTCCTGTTCTTCAGCTACGCCATGTCCTGGGCGTGCGCCTGCCTGGGCATCCTGAGCAAGGGCCCGGAGTCGGCCCAGAGCACGGGGCTCGTGATCCTGTTCCCGCTCGCGTTCGTCTCGAACGCCCTCGTCCCGACGCAGCGGATGCCCGAGGTGTTGCGCACGATCGCCGACTGGAACCCGGTCAGCGCGGTCGCGGCCGCCGCCCGGGAGCTCTTCGGCAACCCGAATCCGTCCGCCTCGATCGGCGCCTGGCCGATGCAGCACCCCGTGGCCGCGTCGCTGATGTGGTCGATCGCGCTCCTGGTCGCGTTCGCGCCGCTCGCGACGACGCTCTACCGCCGCCGCACGACTGCGTAGCGCGGGCTCAGAACCGCCCGCGAGCGGTGTACGCCCCTCGCGGGCTGCCGACGGAGACGAACGACATCCCCTCCGGGCCGGCGACCGGGCAGCGGGTCGAGCCCGGGTCGAAGCGGATGAACGACCCCTCGCGGACGGCCACCTCCTCGCCGTCCACGCGCCAGTGCCCACTCCCGCGGATCACGACCGACACCTCCTCCTGATCGCTGGCCGTCTCGTCGTGCTCGACGCCCTCGGCACCGGGAGGCAGGTCGAAGCGGTTGATCCCGAACGCCTCGACGCCGAGCTCGCGGCGGACGAAGCGGACGCCGCCGCCGGGGCCTGTCCGCTCGATGTCGTCGACATGGACGAGGGAATACGCCATCGCACGGGCAGCCTACTTGCTCGTGCTCTCGCAAGCCGTTCGTGGTGCGATAATCAGCCGGAGAACCACGATCTGGGAGGGGTCCCATGGCGCAGGTGACGGAAGGCTCGAAGGGAGAGGTGCGCAGTCTGCGACGCGGCAGCCTCTCGCTCTGGGAGGCGGTGGGCATCTCGATCGCCCTGATGGCGCCGTCGATGGCGGCGAACATCAACCCGCAGGGCACCGTCGGCCTGGTCGGCCGGGCCGTCCCGCTGGCGTTCGTCTTCGCCACGGTCGGCATCCTGCTCGTGTCGTACACGTTCGTCCGGCTGTGCCAGATCTACAACCATGCCGGGTCGGTCTTCGGCTTCGTCGGCGCCACGCTCGGGCCCCGCATGGGGGTGCTCGCGGGCTGGTCGCTGATGGGCACCTACACGTTCTACGCCTGCGTCACGAGCGCGGCCGCGGGCATCTTCGGCGCCACGTTCCTCGACGAGGTCGGGATCTGGAACAACCATCCGCTCTGGTCGGAGTTCCTGATCGCGTTCATCGCCCTCGGCGGCGCGTTCGTGCTGGCGAGCTTCCCCGCCCATCGCGCCACCCGGATCCTGCTCTCGATCGAGGGCGTGACCGTGCTCCTCATCATCGTGGTCGCGACGGTCGTCCTGGCCAAGATCATCGGCGGCAGCGCCCCGGGCAACCAATCGTTCACCCTCAAGGTGTTCTCGCCGCCGTCCGGCGTCAGCGTCGGCGACATCTTCAAGGGCGCCGTCTTCGGGTTCCTGTCGTTCGCCGGGTTCGAGGCCGCCTCGACGCTGGGCGAGGAGACGAGGGAGCCGAAGCGGGCGATCCCGCGCGCGATCCTCGGCACCGCGATCTTCGGCGGCATCTACTTCATCTATGTGACCTCGGTCGAGATGATGGGCTTCGGCACCGACGCGAAGGGCGTCGCCGCGTTCGGCTCGTCCGGCTCGCTGCTGGGCGACCTCGGCTCGCAGTACATCACGTCCTCGGTCGGGGACATCATCACGCTCGGCACCGCCATCAGCGCGTTCGGCTGCACGCTCGCCTGCGTCGTCGGCGCGACCCGGATCCTGTTCGCGCTCAGCCGCGACGGCCTGGGCACGTCGGCGCTCGGCAGCGTCCGCAGCCAGACCGGCGAGCCGGTGCGGGCGCTCGCCGTGATCACGTTCACCGCGGCCGCGATCATCCTGATCTGCCGCATCTTCTTCACGGACACGGCCTTCGACATCTTCGTGTGGTCGGGCGTGATCGGTACGCTGATCCTGCTCGTCGCCTACGTGCTGGCGACGCTCGGCGCCATGCGGATGCTGTGGTTCCGTGGCCGCGCCCGGGTCGCCCAGTGGCAGATGATCATCCCGATCGCGGCGCTGCTCGTGCTGCTCGCGACGCTGTACTACAACGTCGATCCCGACGCGGCCAAGGCCACCCGCTGGAACTACTACACGGCGGGCGCCTGGGTGATCGCGGGCGCGATCCTCGTGATCGTCCTGCCCGGCCTCGCCAACCGCGTCGGCGCCGGGCTGGCACGCCACGAAGGGCTGGCCGACACCGCATCGGGAGACTGAGCCGTGCCCGATCTCGGGGGCGTGCACGGCCTGACGATCGTCTTCTGCGACAACAACGGGATCCCGCGCTCGCGTACCGTCCCGGCGGCGCGGCTCGACGACGCCTGCGAGCGCGGGGTCGGGATCACGACGCTCTTCCCGGTGTTCCTCACGAACGACATGATCACGTTCGCCCACGGGCCGCTCTCGAACGCCTCCGGCGACGTGCGCCTGCTGGCGACCCCGGAGCGGGTCGTGCCGCTGGCCGGCCAGCCCGGCTTCGCATGGACGCCCGGGCGGCAGTTCCTGGTCGACGGCGAGCGCTCGCCCTACTGCCCGCGCGGCGTGCTCGAGCGGACGGTCGAGCGGGCGGCCGCCGCCGGCCTCGAGGTGAAGGCCGGCTACGAGCTCGAGTGGTTCATCGGCCACGCCGGCGAGGAGCTCGCGCCGGCCCACTCCGGGCCGGTGTACTCGCCGCACGCCGTGCTGGCGGTCGACGAGTTCGCCGCCCAGCTGCTGGCCGACCTGGCGGCGAACGGGATCTCCGTCGGCCAGCTGCACGCCGAGTACGGCCTCGCCCAGATGGAGGTGTCGATCGGCGTCTCCGACCCGGTCGCCGCCGCCGACCTCCAGATGCTGACCCGGCAGACGATCCACGCCGCCGCCCGGCGCCACGGCCTGCGGGCGTCGTTCGCGCCGCTGGTCGACCTCGCCGCAGCCGGGAACGGCTGGCACATCCACAGCTCCGTCTCGCGCGACGGCCGCAACCTGCTCGCGGGCGGCGACCGCCAGTCGGGCCTCACGGCCGAGGGCGAGGCGTGGGTGGCGGGGCTCCTGCGCGAGCTGCCGGCGCTCGCGAGCGTCGCGGCGCCGAGCGTCCCGTCGCTCCTGCGCCGGCGGCCGGGGTACTTCGCGAGCGCGTTCGCGTTCTGGGGCGTGCAGAACCGCGAGGCGGCCCTGCGGCTGGTTCCGGCGGGCGCCCTTGTCCCCGAGGGGGCCGCGAACGTCGAGCTGAAGGCGTCCGACGCGTCCGGCAACCCCTACCTGGCGGTGGCGGCCGTCATCGCCGCCGGCCTGGCCGGGATCGAGGACGGGCTGACGCTGCCCGAGCCGATCCAGGACGAGCCCGGCTCGTGGCCCGACGACGAGCGCGAGCGCCGCGGCGTCCATCGCCTGCCGCAGACGGCCGACGAGGCCATCGCCGCCCTCGAGCGGTCGGCCTCGGTGCGCGCGGCGCTGGGCGACGAGCTCGTGGGCGCCTGGACGGCCGTGCGCCGCGGCGACGCCGACGCGACGAAGGACATGTCGCCGGAGGACGTCGTCGCCGCCCACCGCTACCGCTACTGAGCGGGGTCAGACCCCACGCAAAAAGCGTCACGGATGTGTCACGGCCGCCGTTCGGGGTCTGACCCCGGTTTGGCGGGCGGCCGGTGCGGGCAGGGGGATGGCATGGTCGAGCGACCACAACCGGACCAGCCGGGTCCCACCACTCCGACGCCCGAGCCGCCGACGCCGCGGCCGGAGCAGCCGGTCGAGCCGCCGGTGACGCCGCCCAAGGAGCCGCCGCCCGTGCCCGACGAGCCGCCGGACCAGCCGCTGACCTTCTAGCTGCTCGTCCCCGTCCAGGAGAAACGGGTCACGTCGCGGTCGGCCGAGATGACGCCGCTGCGCGCCCCCCGGCGGACCAGAGTGACCGTCGTCCCGACCCGGCGGGCGACCTCGCGGCGGGTGCTGCCGATGCCGCGCAGCTCGTAGTCGGCGGGCACGCCGGTGATGACGTGCGACGCGCTCGCGGCCGCCTCGACGACGGCGTCGGCGCCGCGCGGGATCAGCAGCGGCTCGGCGATCAGACCGCCGATCTGCTGCACGATCAGCGACGCCGCAGCGAGCAGGCGGCTGGCGTCACCGTCGTCGCCGCCACCGGGGGCGTTGCTCCCGGTGAGGACGAGCGACGAGCCGTTCGACGCCGCGATCGTCGTCGCCAGCTCGAGCGCGGCCCAGTCGTGCTCGGTACCGGCGAACGGCACCATCACCGGTCCCTCCGCGTGGCCGTCGCCACGGGCGAGGTGCAGCGCGACGTCGCACGGGGCCGAGCGCAGGATGCCGGTGGCAAGCTCGTCGGCCTCTCCCTCGACCAGCCCGGCGGCGCCGGCGACCACCAGGCCGACCTCCTGCCGCAGCGCCAGCTTCTCGATGGCGGCGCCCGCGTTGGCGGCCCGGAACGCGGCCACCCGGCTCGCCACGCCCGTCCCGGCCAGCCGGTCGCGGAAGCCGGCCAGCATGCGGGTGGCCGGCAGCACGTCCTCCTGGTCGTCGACGACGCAGGTCAGGATCATCCCGCCGGCGTGGTCGGGGGAGGCAGCGGCCGAGGCGAACGCGAGCAGTCCCTGGATCCCGGTCGCCGAGTCGGAGACGAGCAGGATCTCGCGGTCGCCGGTCTCCGCAGTATGCGGTCGCGGCGGCTGCCGGGCCTCGGCGACCCGCCGCCCGAGCGCCTCGTGCGCGCCGCGGAACGGCTCGGCCGAGACGACGTCGGGCGCCGGCGCAACATCGTCCGCACCCGGCATCGCGAGCCGGAAGACGCGGGTCGCGCCGGGGAAGTCCTTCAGCTCGACGGTGCCCTTCTCGACCAGCGAGGCATCGCCCGGCAGCTGCTCCTTGACGAGCGATGCGGCCAGGTCGGAGAGCACCACCTCGCCGCCGCGGGCGGTCGCGCACAGCCGCGCGGTGCGGTGCACCTCGAGGCCGTAGTAGCGGCGGTCGGCCAGCTCGGGCTCACCCGTGTGGATCGCGATCCGGATCCGGACGGGCACGCCCTCGGGCCAGTCGTGCTCGGCGATCGCGTTCTGCACGGAGGCGGCGAAGGCGACGGCGTTGCCGGCGCGGCCGAAGACGCAGAAGAAGGCATCGCCCTGCGTGTCGATCTCCCAGCCGCCGTGCTCGCCGAGCGCGGTTCGGATCAGGCGGCCGTGCGCCCCGATCATCTCCCCGTAGCGCCCACGCAGGCGGCGCAGGTGGCTCGTCGACCCCTCGATGTCGGTGAAGACGAAGGTGACGGTGCCCTCCGGGAGCGGCCGCCGATCGTGGACGGCCGTGATCTGGCGGTTGTCAGACATCTTTGGAGTGTGGCAGACGCGCGCCGTCTTTGCATATGGCGAGGTGTGCCGGGCCACAGCTCATGCCGCCTCGCCGTAGTGCCGGTTGACGACCCGCACCATGCCCGCGTAGGCGCCGGCCAGGTGCGGACGCCGCCTCGGCTCCTTCTCGAGCCCGCGCAGGAGCGCGCGGTCGAGCTCGGCCGACACCCCTGGGACGCGGCCGTGCAGCGCCGGCGGCGTGTCGTTCAGGTGCGCGTAGCCGATCTCGAACATCGACCGCGAGCTGAACGGCGGCGCCCCGGCCAGGCACTCGTAGACGAGGCAGGCGAACGCGTACACGTCCGAGGCCGGCGTGGCCGGCTCGCCCCGGATCAGCTCCGGCGCCAGGTAGTCGAGCGTGCCGACCATGAGGCCGGTGCGGGTGAGCACGGTGTAGCCGGCTCCCTTCGCGACGCCGAAGTCGGACAGCACAGGGGAGCCGTCCGCGTCTGCGAGCAGGATGTTGGACGACTTGATGTCGCGGTGCACGAGCCCGCGCTCGTGGATCGCGTCGAGCGCCGATCCGAGCCGCTCGGCCATCGCGAGCGCCCGCTCGAGCCGCACGCGGCCCTCGGCGCGGATCAGCGCCTTCAGCGTCCGCGAGCCGACGAAGGGCATCGCCAGGTAGTGGTAGCCGTCGGCCTCGCCCGCGTCGACGATCGGGACGAGGCCGGGATGCCCCACCTCGCCGGCGGCGCGCACCTCGTGCTGGAAGCGGCGCCGGTAGCCGTCGTTCTGGGCCAGCTCGGGCCGCAGGAGCTTGACGGCGACGGCCCGCGTGGAGCCGTCCTGGGTGCACTCGTAGACGACGCCCATGCCGCCCTCGCCGATCCGGCGGACGAGCGTGTAGCGGCCGATCCGCGCCCCCAGCGCGAGCTCGCTCATGCCGAGAGCGGCGGCAGGTCGGAGCTGTCGAGCGACTTGCCGATGGGCGTGCGCAGCGTGCCCACGTACCGCCAGAAGTCGCGCAGATCGCTCGGGAGGGTGCCGCTGTTCGAGGTCGTCGCCACCACGAGCGTGTCGTAGTGGTCGGGCTGGAGCTCGCCGTTGTTGCGCATGTGCGTCCACACCATGAGCGGCGCCGGCGAGGCGTTGTAGCAGGCGCGGTAGCCGGCCAGGGCGGCGGGCTTGGGCGGGTTGGCGGGGTGCAGCCACTTCACCGGACCGCCGGAGAACACCTTGCCGGCCCCGGAGGCGCACGCGCGATTGGCGCGGATCCACTGGCCCGTGGTCTGCCACGCCTTCAGGATCGAGTTGAACTCGCGCGTGAGCGTCGGCGTGTCCGCGTAGAGCAGGACGTCATAGGTGATCGTCGGGAACTGGTTCTCCGGGGCGTGGCAGCGCACCATCTCGACGGCGGGGATGCTGATCGACGCCGGCACGCCGGGCAGGGTCGAGCGCGTGTCCTCGCACTGGTCGTGGCCGAGCACGCGCGGATCCATCACGAGCTGGAGTGAGCTCGAGTTGGCGGGGAAGCCCTTCGCGGCAGCGGTCGTTCCGGTCGTGCCGGTGGTGCCCTGGCCGGTCGCCCCGCCGTCGGCGAGCGTGCTGACGACGGTGGTCGTGCCGCCGCTGCCGCGGGTGGCGAGGAAGACGATGCTCGCGAGCGCCGCCCCCAGCGCGAGCGCGACCAGGGCGACGAGGGCGGGCGTGAGCCAGCCCCGCCGGGGCGGCGGCTGCCACGACGGTGGCCCCGACCACGACGGCTGGGCCGGCGGCGGTGGCGTCGGCGTGGCGGCCGCCTGCGACTCGGGCGGCGTCTGCCAGGGCACGTGGGCCGGCGGCGGCGTCGAGGGCGGCGGCGTCGAGGGAGGCGGGGTGGTCGGGTAGGGCGGCGGGGTCGTCTGGGCGGGCTTGTCGGAGATGACCGTGGCGACGCGGATCGGGCGGCTGTCCGCCAGCCCGAACGCCGCGGCGGCCGCGTCCATCATCGCCCGGCAGGACGGGTAGCGGTCGTCGGGGTTCTTCGCGGTGGCGCGGGCGATGACATCGTCGATCGCCTCGCCGAGCTCGGGCCGCAGCTGGCTTGCCCGCGGGGTGGCATCGTGCTGGTGCGAGTAGACGATCGCCTGGTCGTACTCCTTGACGAACGGCACGCTGCCGACGAGGCATTCGTACAGCACGCAGCCGAGCGAGTAGATGTCGGCGCGGGCGTCGACGTGGCCGCCGGCGATCTGCTCCGGGGCGACGTAGTCGACCGTGCCGACGAACTGGCCGGTCGAGGTGAGGCCGGTGTGGGTCAGCGCCCGCTTGGTGATGCCGAAGTCGGACAGGTAGACGTGGTCCGGATCCTGGTCCTCCCCGCGCTCGACGAGGATGTTGCCGGGCTTCACGTCGCGGTGGACGAGGCTCTGGCGGTGGGCCGCGTCGAGGCCGCGGCCGGCCTGGCCGAGCAGGAGCACCGCCTGGTCGGGGGAGAGGCGGCCGCGCTCCTTCAGGATCGCGCGCAGATCGGCGCCGGCGACGTAGAGCATGGCGATGTAGAGGAGGCCGTCGCTCGGCCCGGCGTCGTAGATCGGGATGACGTTCGGGTGGCGGATGCCGGCGGCCATGCGCGACTCGCTCACGAACCGCTCGCGGAAGCGGTCGTTCGACGCGAGGTCCGGCGCGAGCACCTTGAGCGCGACGGCGTGGCCGAGGCGCGGGTGCTCGGCCGTGTAGACGACGCTCATGTTCGTGCGGCTGATGACCGCGTTCAGGCGGTAGCCCGCGAACTCCGTGCCGACCATGGGCTCTGCCGGCATCAGGCGGCCTCGCTCCGCGCGCACGTCGATCCGAACTCGATTGCGTGCACAACTACCGCCACCGCGACCAACCTCCCGTCCTTCCCAAGACGGCGTTCACCGGGAAATCTTCCCGGGTAGGGGTCGGCAATGCCTCCCGCCAGG carries:
- a CDS encoding glutamine synthetase family protein; this encodes MPDLGGVHGLTIVFCDNNGIPRSRTVPAARLDDACERGVGITTLFPVFLTNDMITFAHGPLSNASGDVRLLATPERVVPLAGQPGFAWTPGRQFLVDGERSPYCPRGVLERTVERAAAAGLEVKAGYELEWFIGHAGEELAPAHSGPVYSPHAVLAVDEFAAQLLADLAANGISVGQLHAEYGLAQMEVSIGVSDPVAAADLQMLTRQTIHAAARRHGLRASFAPLVDLAAAGNGWHIHSSVSRDGRNLLAGGDRQSGLTAEGEAWVAGLLRELPALASVAAPSVPSLLRRRPGYFASAFAFWGVQNREAALRLVPAGALVPEGAANVELKASDASGNPYLAVAAVIAAGLAGIEDGLTLPEPIQDEPGSWPDDERERRGVHRLPQTADEAIAALERSASVRAALGDELVGAWTAVRRGDADATKDMSPEDVVAAHRYRY
- a CDS encoding adenylate/guanylate cyclase domain-containing protein gives rise to the protein MSDNRQITAVHDRRPLPEGTVTFVFTDIEGSTSHLRRLRGRYGEMIGAHGRLIRTALGEHGGWEIDTQGDAFFCVFGRAGNAVAFAASVQNAIAEHDWPEGVPVRIRIAIHTGEPELADRRYYGLEVHRTARLCATARGGEVVLSDLAASLVKEQLPGDASLVEKGTVELKDFPGATRVFRLAMPGADDVAPAPDVVSAEPFRGAHEALGRRVAEARQPPRPHTAETGDREILLVSDSATGIQGLLAFASAAASPDHAGGMILTCVVDDQEDVLPATRMLAGFRDRLAGTGVASRVAAFRAANAGAAIEKLALRQEVGLVVAGAAGLVEGEADELATGILRSAPCDVALHLARGDGHAEGPVMVPFAGTEHDWAALELATTIAASNGSSLVLTGSNAPGGGDDGDASRLLAAASLIVQQIGGLIAEPLLIPRGADAVVEAAASASHVITGVPADYELRGIGSTRREVARRVGTTVTLVRRGARSGVISADRDVTRFSWTGTSS
- a CDS encoding APC family permease; its protein translation is MRSLRRGSLSLWEAVGISIALMAPSMAANINPQGTVGLVGRAVPLAFVFATVGILLVSYTFVRLCQIYNHAGSVFGFVGATLGPRMGVLAGWSLMGTYTFYACVTSAAAGIFGATFLDEVGIWNNHPLWSEFLIAFIALGGAFVLASFPAHRATRILLSIEGVTVLLIIVVATVVLAKIIGGSAPGNQSFTLKVFSPPSGVSVGDIFKGAVFGFLSFAGFEAASTLGEETREPKRAIPRAILGTAIFGGIYFIYVTSVEMMGFGTDAKGVAAFGSSGSLLGDLGSQYITSSVGDIITLGTAISAFGCTLACVVGATRILFALSRDGLGTSALGSVRSQTGEPVRALAVITFTAAAIILICRIFFTDTAFDIFVWSGVIGTLILLVAYVLATLGAMRMLWFRGRARVAQWQMIIPIAALLVLLATLYYNVDPDAAKATRWNYYTAGAWVIAGAILVIVLPGLANRVGAGLARHEGLADTASGD
- a CDS encoding cupin domain-containing protein, producing MAYSLVHVDDIERTGPGGGVRFVRRELGVEAFGINRFDLPPGAEGVEHDETASDQEEVSVVIRGSGHWRVDGEEVAVREGSFIRFDPGSTRCPVAGPEGMSFVSVGSPRGAYTARGRF
- a CDS encoding ATP-binding cassette domain-containing protein, with the translated sequence EGLRKRFGPTVALAGLDLEVPRGAILGVLGPNGAGKTTAVRILTTLTRPDAGSARVAGHDVVRAARAVQRQIGVTAQDATLDEVLTGRQNLVMIGRLSGLRRADARARATELLRQFDLVDAADRILREYSGGMRRRLDLAAGLVTRPPVLFLDEPTTGLDPTSRVRMWGVIRELVGDGATLLLTTQYLDEADELADRIVVVDHGRGIANGTASELKAQTGGARLEVTLTEPDASAAGALAAFAEGAVHGSHDGRRLRAPVRTGAGLATQVVRALDDAGVTVDDVQVHQPSLDDVFFALTGHAVEADDDAVSLDAPQEVIHS
- a CDS encoding ABC transporter permease, yielding MSRLRDIAVLTGRNLVHIGREPLQLSDVTVQPVLFTALFVYVFGAGVVLPDGGSYTDYAIAGLLALNLTTSSMGTAVGLSTDLSTGVIERFRTLPMWRPAVLVGRSLADLMTAVLCTVIVALTGLAIGWRPDDGLLSALAGFGIFLFFSYAMSWACACLGILSKGPESAQSTGLVILFPLAFVSNALVPTQRMPEVLRTIADWNPVSAVAAAARELFGNPNPSASIGAWPMQHPVAASLMWSIALLVAFAPLATTLYRRRTTA
- a CDS encoding serine/threonine-protein kinase; its protein translation is MSELALGARIGRYTLVRRIGEGGMGVVYECTQDGSTRAVAVKLLRPELAQNDGYRRRFQHEVRAAGEVGHPGLVPIVDAGEADGYHYLAMPFVGSRTLKALIRAEGRVRLERALAMAERLGSALDAIHERGLVHRDIKSSNILLADADGSPVLSDFGVAKGAGYTVLTRTGLMVGTLDYLAPELIRGEPATPASDVYAFACLVYECLAGAPPFSSRSMFEIGYAHLNDTPPALHGRVPGVSAELDRALLRGLEKEPRRRPHLAGAYAGMVRVVNRHYGEAA
- a CDS encoding serine/threonine-protein kinase; the protein is MPAEPMVGTEFAGYRLNAVISRTNMSVVYTAEHPRLGHAVALKVLAPDLASNDRFRERFVSESRMAAGIRHPNVIPIYDAGPSDGLLYIAMLYVAGADLRAILKERGRLSPDQAVLLLGQAGRGLDAAHRQSLVHRDVKPGNILVERGEDQDPDHVYLSDFGITKRALTHTGLTSTGQFVGTVDYVAPEQIAGGHVDARADIYSLGCVLYECLVGSVPFVKEYDQAIVYSHQHDATPRASQLRPELGEAIDDVIARATAKNPDDRYPSCRAMMDAAAAAFGLADSRPIRVATVISDKPAQTTPPPYPTTPPPSTPPPSTPPPAHVPWQTPPESQAAATPTPPPPAQPSWSGPPSWQPPPRRGWLTPALVALVALALGAALASIVFLATRGSGGTTTVVSTLADGGATGQGTTGTTGTTAAAKGFPANSSSLQLVMDPRVLGHDQCEDTRSTLPGVPASISIPAVEMVRCHAPENQFPTITYDVLLYADTPTLTREFNSILKAWQTTGQWIRANRACASGAGKVFSGGPVKWLHPANPPKPAALAGYRACYNASPAPLMVWTHMRNNGELQPDHYDTLVVATTSNSGTLPSDLRDFWRYVGTLRTPIGKSLDSSDLPPLSA